Below is a window of Verrucomicrobiia bacterium DNA.
GCAGGAAAAGCTCGAAAAAGTTGCCAAGCTGACCAAGGGCGAAGCTGCTGACAAGCTTATGCAGATGACCGAGCGTGACATCCGCAACGATCTGACCGGCCTAATCAACAAACTTCAAAATGAAGCCAGAGATTTGGGCGAGGAAAAGGCCGGAGCGATCATCGTAGAGGCTATGGAGCGTATGGCCAGCGAAGTAACCGCTGAGCGCACCGTGACAGCCGTCAAGCTAGAGGACGAAGAAATGAAGGGCCGCATCATCGGCAAAGAAGGCCGCAACATTCAGGCTCTGCAGCGTGCCACTGGCGTAGATATCATGGTAGACGACACGCCTGGCATGATCATCCTCAGCAGCTTTGACCCCGTTCGCCGCGAGGTTGCTCGCCAGACTCTAGAAATGCTTATGAAAGATGGTCGTATTCACCCGGGCCGTATCGAAGAGATTGTTGAAAAAGCCCAAAAGAATGTCCAAAAAGATGTCATGCGTGCTGGTGAAGACGCTGCCCGCGAAGTTGGTGTCATTGGCATCCCGCGCGAAGTCTTACAGCTGTTGGGCGAACTCAAGTTCCGTACCAGCTACGGCCAGAACGTCCTAAAGCATAGCACCGAGATGGCTCACATTGCCGGTATTATCGCCGAAGAAGTTGGCGCTAACGTAAAGACCGCCAAATACGCTGCCTTGGTCCATGACCTCGGTAAGGCCCTGACCCACAAGGTAGAAGGCAAGCATCACCACATCAGTGGCGAAATGCTGCGCAAGTACGGTGCCCCAGAAGAAGTCGCCCTGGCTGCCGAGCAGCATCATGACGATGTCGAAGCCACTACTACCGAAGCTTTGATTGTCCGCGTCGTAGATGCTATCAGCGCATCTCGTCCTGGTGCCCGCAATATTTCTGCAGAGAACTTTGCCGAGCGCATGAAAGAGCTAGAAAACGTCGCCAACAGCTTTAGTGGCATCGACAAATCTTACGCCATCAGCGCTGGCCGCGAAGTCCGAGTGTTTGTAAGGCCTGGGTCTATAGACGACCTTAGCGCCATCAAGTTAGCCCGTGACATTGCTACCAAGATAGAAAGCACCATGCAGTACCCAGGTACTATCAAGGTCAACGTCATCCGCGAGACCCGTGCTATAGAATTCGCCAAATAGTGAGCACTCCTTGGACTGGATAGCTGTTAAAATAGTGGTATGGCTACATCGGAAGAGAAAGTATATCAACAGGCTGAACGACGTCTCCAGCGTATGTTAGACCGTAAGATTGCGGCAATGAAAGAAGAGAACGTTCGCTTAGAGCGTATAGAAAAAAACATCAAGCACTTGGCCAAAGAATTGGGGGTGGAGTTAAAATGAAGTCCAATGAAAAAAGTGATTCCCTGTCCCGACAAGAATTTCACGATTTTTCGGTAAGGCTTTTTCGGTACTTGGATGAACGCTTTGATCGCGTAGATAAGAGATTCGAGGAGCTTGAGGGCAAATTCAGTAACCTGCAGACCACGGTTGATTCTTATGCAAAGCAAGTCGAGGTCTATCATCAGGAATCTATTGCCAGAGATGCTCACGTGGACAGGCTGCAGCGTTGGATTGAACAAGTAGCACAAAAGACGGGTATAAAACTAGAGTATTAGCATATGATGATATTTCTTTTAACAAAAATTCGGCTGACGGTTTACTTTTGGCTGTTCTTCGGGCTGTATGTTCTGGCATCTTTTTACCTGCCTACACAAAAGTTTGATAGTACGGCCCTGACCCTGTTCTCGGTCAACTCGTTCCTGTATGGCTTTTACATATCACCTATTTTGGGTGCCCAAAAAAGCCGCATAGAAGAACTGCACAAGATTGTTCGCGGCGAAACCAATGCGTTGTTCAACATGGTGCTCAAGCTCAAGAAGCTGCCAGACGACCTGCGCAACAATCTGCAGCAGATGTTCAGTGACTATATCCATGCCGAGATAAAGGCCAGCAAGCCGGGCGGGGGCGAAAAAGAATACGAAGCGCTCATTGGCTATTGCCTGTCCTACAAGGGCAAAGAACAAGAGTCCATAGACAAAACCCTGGACCTACTCATAGCCAACCAGCAGAACCGAACCAACCTGAGCATGCAGCTGTCCAACAAAGTCTTTAGCAACGAATGGATGATTATGTTCATTCTGTTTTCTATCACCCTCGGCTTTATCATGATGCTGGACCTGGGCGAGTCGATTGTTCTGAAGCTGGTGCGGGCCTTGCTGTGTACCGGCTTGACTATGCTGATTGTTATCCTGGTAAAACTTAGCACCCTGACCCACAAAAAGGCTCGCCAAATCTGGGTGCCCATGAAAAAACTGGTGGACACCAACTTCTATCGTATAGACTAGAGGAATGCAAACAGAAATCGAGGTCAAGTTCCTGGGCATAGACCATGACGCTGTGCGGACTCGGCTGAAGAAAATTGGTGCCAAATGTGCCCATCCTATGCGCCAGCTTCAGCGAGTCAATATGGACTTTCCGGATAACCGGCTAGAGGAGAGGGGCGGCTGGGTTCGTATTCGCACCAACGGCCCCAAAACGGCGCTGGCCTACAAGCAGCTCGAGGATTGGACGCTTCATGGCGTCAAAGAAGTCGAGGTAGAGGTCTCGGACTTTGCCGACACACAGAAGTTGCTGGAGGGAATTGGTTTGGTCGTAAGGTCGTATCAAGAAACCAAGCGAGAGACCTGGCGCCACAAAGGTGCCGAGATTGTGTTGGACGAGTGGCCTTGGGTGCGGTCCTTTATGGAAATAGAAGGAATATCCGAAGAGAATGTACGTCAAGTTGCTAGCGAGCTTGGGCTAGACTGGAAGGATGCTGTATTTGGTAGCGTCGAGCCGGTGTATATCGCCGAGTTCGATATCACCGAAAAAGAATTCTACACCCTAGACCATATGACCTTTAAGTCACCAATTCCAGATTGGCTCAAGGCCCGAACCAGAGCACTATAATACATAAATAAAGAGGAGGATTTCATGAAACTGACCAAATTTGTACACTCTTGCTTGTTGGCCGAAGGCGATGGCATGACGGTCCTTTTTGACCCCGGAGAGTTTAGCTGGAACTCGGGGCTGTTTGACGTAGACAAGCTAGAAAAACTAGATGCAGTGGTTATTACTCACGAGCATCCTGATCATTTTCATGAACCGTTTGTGCAGGCCCTGATAAACAAGTTTCCAGAAATACCTTTCATTGCACCACCTCCCGTAGTTACCAAACTGAAAGTCCTAGGTGCACCGAATGCCACGAGCAAGTCGGTTGATAAACTGGTTGTATTCTCGACCAAACGTCACGCCGAGATCGAACCTTTGGCGCCAACACCTGAGAATATCGCCGTTCATTTTGCAGACAAGCTCACCGTGGGCGGAGACCGCCATGACCTGGAAGAAACCAAAGATATCCTGGCCCTACCCATCACTGCTCCGTGGGGCAGCGCCAAAGAAGCTGCGGACATGGTCATACGGCTCAGGCCAAAGTACGTGGTGCCGGTTCATGATTGGCACTGGAATGATACGGCTCGCCAAGGTGAATATGGGCGCTCCGGAGGAGTTTATCAGCAACACAGCATCACCCTCCTGAAGCCGGTCGACGGCCAAGCCTTTGAGGTTAAAGATTCTGAAGACAACGATCGGCAAGGATTACAATAGATATGAAGAACATAGTAATTATTGGTGCCAGCATAACGCATGGTGTCGGGGGATCTCAGGGTTGGGCGGATATGGTCAAACGAGCTGTCCATCAAAAGCTATACGCCCCCGAGGGTCCCGGTGAGATTTGCGAAGTATACGAGCTAGGCATTCCGGGACAAACCGCAAAAGATATCCTGGAGCGTTTTGAGGCAGAGGTGCGTCTTCGGATTGGCGGACGACAGGCCAATGAGAACTGTATTGTCCTATCGGTTGGCGCAAACGATGCCAAGGCCATCGGTGAGCCTGAAAATTACACCACTACGTCCGGAGAGTATGCCGAGCATATACAGGCGCTCCTGGGGCTAGCAAAAAAATATGCTACCACTGTATTTGGTTTGGGATTGACGCCAGTGGACAAAGTCAAAACTAACCCAAAACATAATCCACTGAACGGCAGTAAGTCCTATTTTGATAACGATCGCTTGAGTCAATTCGAGACAGTCTTTCAAGAAGAGTGCCAGAAACAAGCTGTAGAGTTTATTCCTCTGCACGCGCATGTACCAAAAGACTGGGCACAAAAGTTTATTATTGCAGATGGCCTTCACCCCAACCAAGCTGGACATGAATGGATATTCGAGCAGCTATGGCCGCATATTGCTCCTTTTACTGAGGCTGAGTCATGAATATCTTGTACGTTGGCGACATCATGGGTGACGTGGGCATGCAGGTGGTCAAAGAGGTATTGCCAGGGATCAAAAAAGAACACGCCGTAGATCTGGTAATAGCTCAGGCAGAGAACGTGACCGAAGGCAAAGGCTTGTCCAAGGAAGACTTCAGACGGTTGCGGGATATGGGCATAGACTTTTGCACCGGTGGTAACTGGTCTGGCCACCGTCCCGAGATAGAAGACTACCTGGGTGACCCCCAGCAGCCAGTTATTCGCCCTGCTAATTATCCAGAAGGTACACCCGGTCGGGGCTGGAAATATGTCCACACCAAAGACGGAGCGGTGCTGGTGATCAGCCTGCTTGGTCAGATTGTTGGGCGCGACGCTGACAAGCCTACCGACAATCCCCTCAAAGTTGTCGACGCTATTCTAGAAGAAAATAAAGACGTGGACCGGCTAGCAACTATTGTTAATTTCCATGGCGACTTCAGCAGCGAGAAGAGAGTCATTGGCTACTACCTAGATGGTCGGGTAACGGCCGTCGTGGGCGACCACTGGCATGTGCCGACGGCCGATGCCATGATCTTGCCCGAAGGCACGGCTCACATGACAGACGTTGGTATGTGCGGCAGCCTGCACTCCTCGTTGGGTATAAAGGCAGATCTCATTATTTCGCGTTGGCGTGACGGCCAGGTTAGCAAAAATGAGCTGGCGACTGATAGGCCCTATCAGTTCAACGCTCTTCTCATAGAAACAGATACGATGACCGGCTTGGCTCTGTCGGTGAAACACTTACAAAAATACCTATGATAAAATAAGATTTAGTTAATAATCTAAACGAAAAATAAAAGTGCACTTATATATCGGAGTGCACAAAATTTCGCAGCAGGGGATATTTCCTCTGTTACAGTAGGCAACAATGAAAGCTGAAGTCAGTACTAATACAGTCCATCTGCACGACTCAATAGTAGAAGTGGTTATGGGCGAACAGCAGGGTGCGGAAAGTATTCTAGAGCTCAGGCAGCATATAGACACCGCCTCCCAGGGCAAGGCTTTGGATGTGTTGGTTGACGTCAGTCCGGTTACCGGGGGTGACGGCTCTGGTCGACCGGTTGTCTTGGATCAATTTTTCAAAGATCTGCCATTTCGACGAATGGCAGTGTTTGGCGCGCGGACATCTTCGGCCAGCCTGGCTATCAAAGAGAT
It encodes the following:
- the rny gene encoding ribonuclease Y — protein: MEIVAVILAFAGIGAGFGASQVMTKRKLGSAQDAAEKEMKRAKKEAEKALEQAREEAAQVSEQARKDETTRRKEIKEIEQRLIDREETLDKKLDNLDKRTEQLRKSENEVEELKNEIRTIRARQQEKLEKVAKLTKGEAADKLMQMTERDIRNDLTGLINKLQNEARDLGEEKAGAIIVEAMERMASEVTAERTVTAVKLEDEEMKGRIIGKEGRNIQALQRATGVDIMVDDTPGMIILSSFDPVRREVARQTLEMLMKDGRIHPGRIEEIVEKAQKNVQKDVMRAGEDAAREVGVIGIPREVLQLLGELKFRTSYGQNVLKHSTEMAHIAGIIAEEVGANVKTAKYAALVHDLGKALTHKVEGKHHHISGEMLRKYGAPEEVALAAEQHHDDVEATTTEALIVRVVDAISASRPGARNISAENFAERMKELENVANSFSGIDKSYAISAGREVRVFVRPGSIDDLSAIKLARDIATKIESTMQYPGTIKVNVIRETRAIEFAK
- a CDS encoding class IV adenylate cyclase gives rise to the protein MQTEIEVKFLGIDHDAVRTRLKKIGAKCAHPMRQLQRVNMDFPDNRLEERGGWVRIRTNGPKTALAYKQLEDWTLHGVKEVEVEVSDFADTQKLLEGIGLVVRSYQETKRETWRHKGAEIVLDEWPWVRSFMEIEGISEENVRQVASELGLDWKDAVFGSVEPVYIAEFDITEKEFYTLDHMTFKSPIPDWLKARTRAL
- a CDS encoding MBL fold metallo-hydrolase codes for the protein MKLTKFVHSCLLAEGDGMTVLFDPGEFSWNSGLFDVDKLEKLDAVVITHEHPDHFHEPFVQALINKFPEIPFIAPPPVVTKLKVLGAPNATSKSVDKLVVFSTKRHAEIEPLAPTPENIAVHFADKLTVGGDRHDLEETKDILALPITAPWGSAKEAADMVIRLRPKYVVPVHDWHWNDTARQGEYGRSGGVYQQHSITLLKPVDGQAFEVKDSEDNDRQGLQ
- a CDS encoding GDSL-type esterase/lipase family protein, with product MKNIVIIGASITHGVGGSQGWADMVKRAVHQKLYAPEGPGEICEVYELGIPGQTAKDILERFEAEVRLRIGGRQANENCIVLSVGANDAKAIGEPENYTTTSGEYAEHIQALLGLAKKYATTVFGLGLTPVDKVKTNPKHNPLNGSKSYFDNDRLSQFETVFQEECQKQAVEFIPLHAHVPKDWAQKFIIADGLHPNQAGHEWIFEQLWPHIAPFTEAES
- a CDS encoding TIGR00282 family metallophosphoesterase, with product MNILYVGDIMGDVGMQVVKEVLPGIKKEHAVDLVIAQAENVTEGKGLSKEDFRRLRDMGIDFCTGGNWSGHRPEIEDYLGDPQQPVIRPANYPEGTPGRGWKYVHTKDGAVLVISLLGQIVGRDADKPTDNPLKVVDAILEENKDVDRLATIVNFHGDFSSEKRVIGYYLDGRVTAVVGDHWHVPTADAMILPEGTAHMTDVGMCGSLHSSLGIKADLIISRWRDGQVSKNELATDRPYQFNALLIETDTMTGLALSVKHLQKYL
- a CDS encoding STAS/SEC14 domain-containing protein, encoding MKAEVSTNTVHLHDSIVEVVMGEQQGAESILELRQHIDTASQGKALDVLVDVSPVTGGDGSGRPVVLDQFFKDLPFRRMAVFGARTSSASLAIKEILEELAQPDRLKLFHREEDARAWLQTKL